One window of the Synechococcus sp. CC9311 genome contains the following:
- a CDS encoding DUF1651 domain-containing protein, producing the protein MPHQDWIQDPNSTDTKRFHPDEKSWGRDPHVFVDSGRPLSGDPPLLKTRVHLSQQTANQLWRELLRVGWRPCSPQWSPDSDI; encoded by the coding sequence ATGCCACACCAGGACTGGATCCAGGACCCCAACTCCACTGACACGAAACGGTTCCACCCCGACGAAAAGAGTTGGGGCCGTGATCCACACGTCTTCGTGGATTCAGGGCGACCTCTTTCAGGTGACCCTCCCCTGTTGAAGACGCGTGTCCATTTGAGCCAGCAAACAGCTAATCAACTTTGGCGAGAACTCTTACGCGTCGGATGGCGACCCTGCAGCCCACAGTGGAGTCCAGACTCAGACATCTGA
- a CDS encoding molecular chaperone DnaJ gives MTSDQDAQGGSGFGTGNAGGSKRNRSRKRKPGQSNHGRERQPLGRDPDFEAICARQTLGLALSGRLTEQAVKRVHKALAVQHHPDKGGDPEMMIRLNNARDVLLLPEMSDIVTS, from the coding sequence ATGACGAGCGATCAAGATGCCCAAGGGGGCTCTGGTTTTGGAACAGGTAATGCTGGCGGGAGCAAGCGAAACCGAAGTAGAAAGCGCAAACCTGGTCAGTCCAACCATGGTCGCGAGCGTCAGCCCTTGGGTAGGGATCCTGATTTTGAAGCGATTTGTGCGAGACAGACCTTGGGATTGGCTCTTTCAGGTCGATTAACTGAACAGGCGGTGAAGAGGGTGCACAAAGCATTGGCTGTGCAGCACCACCCTGATAAGGGTGGTGACCCAGAGATGATGATTCGTCTGAACAATGCCCGTGACGTCTTACTACTGCCTGAGATGTCAGACATCGTCACGTCGTGA
- a CDS encoding DUF1830 domain-containing protein — MGECCYHNDSSKMVILKCIGESHFFCEKVLMPFEVYFFEAPDDARLELWLLNGGEPMLHNTFEAKEYALLSNRRLGDP; from the coding sequence ATGGGCGAATGTTGCTATCACAACGACTCCTCAAAAATGGTCATTCTCAAATGTATTGGCGAGAGTCATTTCTTTTGTGAAAAAGTTTTGATGCCGTTTGAGGTGTACTTTTTCGAGGCGCCCGATGATGCTCGGCTTGAACTCTGGTTGCTGAATGGCGGTGAGCCAATGCTGCACAACACGTTTGAGGCTAAGGAGTATGCCCTCCTGAGCAACCGCAGGCTCGGTGATCCTTGA
- a CDS encoding nuclear transport factor 2 family protein, whose protein sequence is MDADRLKALFTKPYGQPAPTESQWRELYDENVSFRDPTQERQGIEAYIGAQDGLMKRCDDLYLVPGAIAINNKIAFVEWEMGLKIKGIEFIYPGASRLELNSDGKVISHRDYFDFVGPTFGPVPVLGGFVRWLYKRFVD, encoded by the coding sequence ATGGATGCTGATCGTTTAAAAGCTCTGTTCACCAAGCCTTATGGGCAGCCAGCACCAACGGAATCTCAATGGAGAGAGTTGTATGACGAGAACGTTAGTTTTCGAGATCCAACGCAGGAACGTCAAGGTATCGAAGCTTATATCGGAGCACAGGATGGCTTGATGAAACGGTGTGATGATCTTTATCTTGTCCCAGGTGCGATAGCTATCAATAACAAAATTGCTTTTGTCGAATGGGAAATGGGTCTTAAAATCAAGGGAATTGAATTCATCTATCCCGGAGCTTCGCGGCTAGAGCTTAATTCCGATGGAAAGGTTATCAGTCATCGGGATTATTTCGATTTTGTAGGTCCTACCTTTGGCCCCGTACCTGTTCTTGGCGGGTTTGTTCGCTGGCTTTACAAGAGATTTGTTGACTGA
- a CDS encoding pyridoxamine 5'-phosphate oxidase family protein, with amino-acid sequence MSTDMDATQSLPPWRPLLIAARKREGRSPGGRWVQLASLAVDGCPRVRTLVFRDWSAAATMDLLTDARSEKCLEIERTPEVELCWLFRKAREQFRLRGTARLISAADDSVALNPEWKRLSPSGRAVWAWPPPGDPFDPQGPWPQEVSEDSAMPEHLRLLRISLHRIEQLDLKSHPHVRRLWLSSTQWQEQRINP; translated from the coding sequence TTGAGCACTGATATGGATGCAACGCAGTCCCTCCCTCCTTGGAGACCACTCTTGATTGCGGCACGCAAGAGGGAAGGTCGTTCACCGGGTGGTCGCTGGGTGCAGCTTGCAAGTCTTGCGGTTGATGGTTGTCCAAGAGTGCGAACGCTCGTTTTCCGCGATTGGAGTGCGGCGGCGACGATGGACCTGCTAACTGATGCCCGCAGTGAGAAGTGCTTAGAGATTGAACGAACACCTGAGGTGGAGTTGTGCTGGTTGTTTCGTAAGGCTCGCGAGCAGTTTCGCCTCCGTGGAACGGCAAGACTGATCTCTGCCGCAGATGATTCTGTGGCTTTGAATCCAGAGTGGAAGCGACTCTCACCTTCTGGTCGAGCAGTCTGGGCCTGGCCCCCTCCCGGTGATCCATTTGATCCTCAAGGTCCATGGCCTCAGGAAGTGTCAGAGGATTCAGCGATGCCAGAGCATTTGCGCCTTCTTCGGATTTCCTTGCATCGCATTGAGCAGCTCGATCTCAAGTCGCACCCGCACGTGCGACGTCTGTGGTTGTCTTCCACGCAATGGCAAGAACAAAGGATTAATCCTTGA
- a CDS encoding glutathione S-transferase, producing the protein MSDLLANAVALSWEELDALAPEPAERCEGPANAQATLRLFGELESQVRVTLFRDHHAWCPYCQKVWLWLEFHRVPYRIRKVTMRCYGPKEPWFTAKVPSGMLPALELDGRLFTESDRILEVLEHAFGPLGTGMHDKRVRRLRDLERLLFRAWCIWLCTPRLNNRQEVQAREQFHTIARQMEEALTAGGGRWLDPDHPGGAHPGTADLVFVPYVERMNASLAYFKGFALRQEHPGIDQWFNALEQLATYRGTQSDFHTHAHDLPPQMGGCWSNASPEQQEMARAVDQGAGLAELETGWCAEMTDDGVMFSERALERVLRHRAALLARNPLGAGFDQPLRAALTYLISGDLCQPNADTASGLRYLRDRISVPRDMPLQSARLLRKALDATAALDGEAQSAPPPFDHRFDQDPRPFLNQ; encoded by the coding sequence ATGTCCGATCTGCTCGCTAATGCTGTTGCCCTGAGTTGGGAGGAGCTGGATGCCTTGGCACCTGAACCTGCAGAGCGTTGTGAAGGTCCAGCTAATGCACAAGCCACATTGCGATTGTTTGGAGAGTTGGAGTCTCAGGTACGGGTCACGCTGTTTCGTGATCACCACGCTTGGTGCCCCTATTGCCAGAAGGTTTGGCTATGGCTGGAGTTTCATCGAGTCCCTTATCGGATTCGAAAAGTCACCATGCGCTGCTATGGGCCGAAAGAGCCATGGTTTACCGCAAAGGTGCCATCAGGAATGCTTCCAGCCCTTGAGTTGGATGGACGCCTTTTTACAGAAAGTGATCGCATCCTTGAAGTGTTGGAGCATGCCTTTGGCCCTTTGGGCACAGGGATGCATGACAAACGTGTGCGACGGTTGCGCGATCTTGAGCGTCTTTTGTTTCGCGCTTGGTGTATTTGGCTCTGCACACCCAGGCTGAATAACCGGCAGGAGGTTCAAGCGCGTGAACAGTTTCATACGATTGCACGTCAAATGGAGGAGGCGCTGACAGCCGGAGGTGGCCGATGGCTTGATCCTGATCATCCGGGTGGAGCGCATCCAGGAACGGCAGATTTGGTGTTCGTTCCTTACGTCGAGAGGATGAATGCATCGTTGGCCTATTTCAAGGGCTTTGCGCTTCGTCAAGAGCATCCAGGTATCGATCAATGGTTCAACGCTTTGGAGCAGCTTGCGACTTATCGCGGTACCCAAAGTGATTTCCATACCCATGCCCACGACTTGCCACCACAAATGGGTGGTTGTTGGAGCAATGCAAGTCCCGAACAGCAAGAGATGGCGCGTGCGGTGGATCAAGGTGCTGGTCTCGCTGAACTCGAAACTGGTTGGTGTGCCGAGATGACTGACGACGGTGTGATGTTTTCTGAAAGGGCACTCGAGAGAGTTCTGCGCCATCGTGCTGCGCTATTGGCTCGCAATCCTCTCGGTGCTGGGTTTGATCAGCCCCTCCGTGCTGCATTGACCTATTTGATATCAGGCGATCTTTGCCAGCCAAATGCCGATACTGCAAGCGGTCTCCGTTACTTAAGAGATCGAATTTCGGTGCCCAGAGATATGCCTTTGCAGAGTGCTCGGTTGTTGAGGAAGGCCCTTGATGCGACAGCAGCTCTTGATGGTGAGGCCCAGTCAGCCCCCCCGCCCTTTGATCATCGTTTCGATCAAGACCCAAGGCCATTTTTGAACCAGTGA
- a CDS encoding chlorophyll a/b-binding protein yields MSSQNFQYEPVEAFGEGLTTKRPWNQGSLGFVELLNGRVAMLGFMAAIVGELISGHGPAGQVADVIRWYLSL; encoded by the coding sequence TTGTCGAGCCAGAATTTCCAGTACGAACCTGTAGAGGCTTTCGGCGAAGGCTTAACCACCAAACGTCCCTGGAATCAAGGATCACTTGGCTTTGTTGAGCTCCTCAACGGAAGAGTAGCGATGTTGGGCTTTATGGCTGCGATTGTTGGAGAGCTGATAAGTGGTCATGGCCCAGCAGGTCAGGTTGCAGACGTAATCCGCTGGTATTTGTCTTTGTAA
- a CDS encoding Rieske 2Fe-2S domain-containing protein, giving the protein MHPSWSEQWWPVAYLRDLDRTRPQRFTLLEQDLVLWWDAPGQCWRAFEDVCPHRLVPLSEGRINEAGQLECPYHGWSFDGQGTCRAIPQMGERARSESKRTGCGSFPTATGQGLLFVWSGTASAADSAALPLVPVLQEQGDGWADGWIVQDTFRDLPMDALTLLENVLDVSHVPFTHHRTVGKRENASPVEAVITREDSQGFEAFWQEGPRRGKLGSQDTHFRAPQLMWHDLTAKGFARILTVVYAVPISRGKCRLFARFPFQFKAAAPRLLVGLRPRWLQHIGNHKVLEDDQVFLHWQERVLETAGGSAAAEQAFVLPTSADIYVKALHRWVNRQGGGPFAGRPLPPRQEVEALMDRYHSHTKHCRSCSVALRRIRSLRPWLWGSLWLSAVLIGAGQLSWLLWLGVGLAGFSGLLLRQTSRWQRGLLVGDGQAPRNQRV; this is encoded by the coding sequence ATGCACCCCAGCTGGAGTGAACAGTGGTGGCCTGTGGCCTATTTGCGCGATCTTGACCGGACCCGTCCCCAGCGATTCACCCTCCTTGAGCAAGACCTGGTGTTGTGGTGGGATGCTCCAGGCCAATGTTGGAGGGCTTTTGAAGATGTCTGCCCTCATCGACTAGTTCCTCTCAGTGAAGGTCGTATTAATGAGGCTGGTCAATTGGAATGCCCTTATCACGGTTGGAGTTTTGATGGGCAGGGCACCTGCCGGGCGATCCCTCAAATGGGAGAGCGAGCTCGCTCGGAATCCAAGCGAACGGGTTGTGGAAGTTTTCCTACAGCAACAGGCCAGGGGTTGTTGTTTGTCTGGAGTGGCACCGCTTCAGCTGCTGACTCTGCAGCACTTCCTTTGGTTCCCGTTCTTCAGGAGCAAGGAGATGGTTGGGCAGATGGCTGGATCGTGCAGGACACCTTCCGCGATTTGCCGATGGATGCCCTCACCCTTCTTGAAAATGTTTTGGATGTGAGTCATGTCCCATTCACCCATCACCGCACCGTGGGCAAAAGGGAGAATGCGTCTCCCGTGGAGGCGGTGATTACCCGCGAGGACTCGCAAGGATTTGAAGCGTTTTGGCAGGAAGGCCCTCGCAGGGGAAAGCTCGGCTCACAGGACACGCACTTTCGAGCTCCCCAGCTGATGTGGCACGACCTCACGGCTAAGGGGTTTGCGCGGATTCTGACGGTGGTTTATGCCGTACCGATTAGCAGAGGGAAATGTCGCTTGTTTGCTCGGTTTCCCTTTCAGTTCAAGGCAGCTGCTCCTCGTCTCTTGGTGGGACTTCGGCCTCGCTGGTTACAGCACATCGGTAACCACAAGGTCTTGGAAGACGATCAGGTGTTCCTGCACTGGCAAGAACGGGTCCTTGAAACCGCTGGTGGTAGTGCTGCCGCTGAACAGGCCTTTGTCCTCCCAACATCAGCCGATATATATGTCAAGGCGCTGCATCGTTGGGTTAACCGCCAAGGTGGGGGCCCCTTTGCCGGTCGACCGCTTCCACCTCGTCAAGAGGTGGAAGCCTTAATGGACCGATATCACAGTCATACCAAGCACTGCCGTAGCTGTTCGGTTGCACTGCGTCGCATTCGCTCGCTACGGCCTTGGCTTTGGGGATCGCTGTGGCTGTCTGCTGTCCTGATTGGAGCCGGTCAGTTGAGTTGGCTGCTTTGGTTGGGTGTCGGTCTTGCTGGTTTCAGCGGTCTTTTGCTCCGACAAACATCACGTTGGCAGCGTGGATTGCTTGTTGGGGATGGTCAGGCGCCCCGAAATCAGCGAGTCTGA
- a CDS encoding GNAT family N-acetyltransferase, which translates to MGSLQICELESNQIPIVTDWSRREGFAPGLGDIEIYRHTDRQGLWIAWLDQEPIGCIAGVRYNPDYGFIGLYLVVPHQRGHGYGQQLWKHALDHLSDLTCIGLEAAPARILDYAGWGFEASSLTTRWSCFNESNSEDLWGDLPPGLKVVKGSSVPSDAVQLYDAQRELSPRPHFLADWLGHQSGQVLTLFDDKGNCHGFGRIRPCLLQEGEGWRIGPLLADSPELAAYLIRNLQQRHPGVLLIDTPGFNPAVEELMATLGFTAQSETMRMYRGGLPNVDLSDVFALACLELG; encoded by the coding sequence ATGGGGTCTCTTCAAATTTGTGAATTGGAGTCAAACCAGATTCCAATCGTGACGGATTGGTCTCGTCGTGAGGGATTTGCTCCAGGTCTTGGGGATATTGAGATTTACAGGCATACGGATCGGCAAGGGTTGTGGATCGCCTGGCTCGATCAAGAGCCGATTGGTTGCATTGCTGGCGTTCGGTACAACCCTGATTATGGGTTTATTGGTCTTTATCTCGTTGTCCCCCATCAGAGAGGTCATGGGTATGGACAACAGCTTTGGAAGCATGCTCTCGATCACCTTTCTGATCTCACCTGCATTGGATTAGAGGCTGCCCCAGCTCGAATCTTGGACTATGCAGGATGGGGATTTGAAGCGTCTTCGTTGACCACCCGTTGGAGCTGCTTCAACGAGAGCAATTCAGAAGACTTGTGGGGCGATCTTCCGCCCGGTTTGAAGGTGGTGAAGGGGAGCAGTGTTCCTTCAGATGCTGTTCAGTTGTACGACGCTCAAAGGGAGCTAAGCCCCAGACCCCACTTCCTTGCCGATTGGCTAGGACACCAATCTGGTCAAGTTCTTACTCTTTTTGATGACAAGGGAAACTGTCATGGTTTCGGGCGCATTCGCCCCTGCCTGTTGCAAGAGGGAGAAGGTTGGAGGATCGGACCGCTCCTCGCTGATTCTCCTGAGTTAGCCGCTTATCTCATCCGAAACCTTCAGCAACGCCACCCGGGGGTGTTGTTGATCGATACCCCCGGATTTAATCCTGCGGTGGAGGAGCTCATGGCCACACTTGGTTTTACGGCTCAGTCGGAAACCATGCGGATGTACCGAGGTGGTCTCCCAAACGTTGATTTAAGTGATGTGTTTGCTTTGGCCTGTTTGGAATTGGGTTGA
- a CDS encoding cupin domain-containing protein, with product MVRRPEISESEKVCLISVMISVTSTCPESTILALGLRDWPIWGCDISTFPWTYDQSETCLLLDGDVTVTPDGGEPVRFGAGDLVVFPKGMSCTWEVHQPVRKHYQFG from the coding sequence ATGGTCAGGCGCCCCGAAATCAGCGAGTCTGAGAAAGTCTGCTTAATTAGTGTGATGATCAGCGTCACATCGACTTGCCCCGAGAGCACGATCCTGGCTCTTGGGTTGCGCGACTGGCCGATTTGGGGCTGCGACATCAGCACATTCCCCTGGACTTACGACCAGAGTGAAACCTGTTTGTTGCTGGACGGGGACGTAACGGTGACCCCGGATGGGGGCGAGCCGGTCCGCTTTGGGGCTGGAGATCTTGTTGTGTTTCCAAAGGGAATGAGCTGCACTTGGGAGGTTCACCAACCTGTCCGCAAGCATTACCAATTTGGTTAA
- a CDS encoding AhpC/TSA family protein, with protein MKAPEAIRAYLQQIPGMESGSKRLVLLFTQLGDFDSMEYAQALVPALSRLEHAGIKTLGIAIGDQAGADRFCVFTGFPRSQLRVVPDADLHRSVGLSPGLQAAGGPWPSLLLMCAGIGSPGTLAEVLRGYMGDRNAPARFEDSPLFRLAGGSGFLRPFELATVRLRNMNEVLTKWGTYVPNNAYITQRGGTFLLDEDDSVLYFHRDQGILGFSETMNKPLTFLDPWLDIEH; from the coding sequence ATGAAAGCACCAGAAGCCATACGCGCTTACCTCCAGCAAATTCCTGGCATGGAATCAGGCTCCAAGCGTTTGGTATTGCTGTTCACACAGCTGGGTGATTTCGACTCAATGGAATATGCCCAAGCCCTTGTGCCTGCGCTTTCTCGTTTGGAGCACGCAGGGATCAAGACGTTGGGTATTGCGATCGGAGATCAAGCAGGTGCTGATCGTTTTTGCGTGTTTACAGGATTTCCAAGGTCTCAGCTTCGGGTGGTTCCCGATGCGGATCTGCATCGCAGTGTTGGTCTTTCACCAGGACTTCAAGCTGCTGGAGGCCCTTGGCCATCTCTTCTGTTGATGTGTGCAGGGATTGGTTCCCCTGGCACTCTTGCTGAAGTTCTGAGGGGATATATGGGAGACCGCAATGCTCCCGCTCGTTTTGAAGACTCTCCTTTGTTTCGCCTGGCTGGGGGAAGCGGGTTTCTACGCCCGTTCGAGCTGGCCACGGTTCGTCTTCGCAACATGAATGAAGTGCTAACAAAGTGGGGAACTTATGTTCCCAACAACGCTTACATCACTCAGCGAGGCGGCACATTTCTGTTGGACGAGGATGATTCAGTTCTCTACTTTCATCGCGACCAGGGCATCTTGGGCTTCTCGGAAACAATGAATAAGCCACTTACTTTTCTTGATCCTTGGCTGGACATTGAGCACTGA
- a CDS encoding DoxX family protein translates to MLFFAKERGFHYDILRRVNPVLRSIATKPFFANFGILILRVITGTLLIHHGYEKLANIENFADAFVRPLHLPFPVLLSYIAAFSEVIGSWLLITGFLTRLGALAVMGTISVAIYHAIITAGFNIYLLELLGLYFAASVAILAMGPGLFAIDELIVRRFSPELEREQSGVIDTFVSDGVA, encoded by the coding sequence ATGCTTTTCTTCGCGAAGGAGCGTGGTTTTCATTACGATATATTGAGAAGAGTGAATCCAGTGTTGAGATCAATCGCGACAAAACCGTTTTTTGCCAATTTTGGGATCTTGATCCTGAGGGTCATAACGGGAACTCTTTTGATTCATCACGGTTACGAGAAGCTTGCCAATATTGAAAATTTTGCTGATGCGTTTGTACGGCCTCTCCATCTCCCCTTCCCAGTCCTTCTTTCCTATATCGCAGCCTTTTCAGAAGTGATTGGTAGTTGGCTCCTAATCACAGGTTTTTTGACACGCCTCGGTGCTCTAGCGGTCATGGGAACAATCTCAGTCGCTATTTATCACGCGATCATTACGGCGGGCTTCAACATCTATTTGCTAGAGCTTCTTGGCCTTTATTTCGCAGCATCGGTTGCGATCTTGGCCATGGGGCCTGGTTTGTTTGCGATCGATGAATTGATTGTTCGTCGTTTCAGTCCAGAGCTTGAGCGCGAGCAATCAGGCGTTATTGATACTTTTGTATCAGACGGTGTTGCTTAA
- a CDS encoding DUF1499 domain-containing protein, with the protein MVLTVFSFLLALFHFVGPIPTDLGIHQGQLSPCESPAHCAQLEWERNDPIGSLNELAKVIQQTPRSEIVEQHTNYLHATASSQIFGFVDDLELYADTARSVLQARSVSRLGESDLGVNEQRLRSLESVLSKQD; encoded by the coding sequence ATGGTCTTGACCGTTTTTTCATTCCTTCTGGCGCTGTTTCATTTCGTCGGGCCGATACCTACCGATCTGGGCATCCATCAAGGTCAACTGAGTCCATGTGAATCACCCGCACACTGCGCTCAACTTGAGTGGGAGCGAAATGATCCGATCGGAAGCCTGAACGAACTCGCCAAAGTCATCCAACAAACCCCACGATCCGAGATCGTCGAACAGCACACGAACTACCTCCATGCAACGGCCAGCAGTCAGATCTTCGGCTTCGTTGACGATCTAGAGCTCTATGCCGATACGGCACGTTCCGTTCTCCAAGCACGCTCAGTTTCAAGACTTGGAGAATCAGATCTTGGCGTCAACGAACAACGTCTCCGAAGCTTGGAGTCTGTCTTGTCCAAGCAAGATTGA